One window from the genome of Bacteroides sp. encodes:
- a CDS encoding carbonic anhydrase, translating into MDKILKGVVSFRKHDFEKYRALFEKLGKKQQPHTLFIGCSDSRVDPNLITRSLPGELFIIRNVANIVPQYRESGEYLATTSAIEYAVQALNVEHIVVCGHSNCGGCAALYLPEKAFANMPHTRRWLEQAQVVRQHVAQNPEAKDPAAREWLTEQENVVQQLKNLLTYPFIRERFKQGTLKLHGWYYTIQSGQVMAYDAAKGYFEEMGEG; encoded by the coding sequence ATGGATAAGATACTGAAAGGTGTTGTGTCGTTTCGCAAGCATGATTTTGAGAAGTATCGTGCCCTTTTTGAGAAGCTGGGAAAAAAGCAGCAGCCCCACACCCTGTTTATCGGATGCTCGGATTCGAGGGTTGACCCCAACCTGATCACGCGTTCGCTGCCCGGTGAGTTGTTTATCATCCGCAATGTGGCCAACATCGTTCCGCAATACCGGGAGTCGGGCGAATACCTGGCCACTACTTCCGCTATTGAATATGCGGTGCAGGCCCTGAACGTAGAACATATTGTTGTGTGTGGCCACAGCAACTGCGGGGGTTGTGCTGCCCTTTACCTGCCCGAGAAGGCTTTTGCAAATATGCCGCACACCCGCCGCTGGCTTGAACAGGCGCAGGTGGTGCGCCAGCACGTAGCGCAGAATCCGGAAGCGAAAGATCCTGCAGCCCGCGAATGGCTTACTGAACAGGAAAATGTGGTGCAGCAACTCAAAAACCTGCTGACCTATCCCTTTATCCGTGAGCGGTTTAAGCAAGGCACTCTGAAACTCCACGGCTGGTATTATACCATCCAGTCAGGGCAGGTCATGGCTTATGATGCTGCCAAGGGTTATTTTGAGGAAATGGGGGAAGGTTAG
- a CDS encoding dodecin family protein — protein MSVLKVIEILASSEKGWEDAARKAVKEASKTVKEIRSVYIKDHSAVVKGSEIYEFRVNAKITFEVKD, from the coding sequence ATGAGTGTATTAAAAGTAATAGAAATCCTTGCCTCATCGGAAAAGGGCTGGGAAGATGCAGCACGCAAAGCCGTAAAAGAGGCTTCCAAAACTGTTAAAGAGATCCGCTCGGTTTACATCAAAGATCATAGCGCCGTGGTTAAAGGCAGCGAGATTTATGAGTTCAGGGTAAATGCCAAAATTACCTTCGAAGTCAAAGACTGA
- the lysM gene encoding peptidoglycan-binding protein LysM, which translates to MGLISFIKNAGAKVFGKGKEEKEEDRIALIKSHIERYGFLVDDLKVSVAGEKITIAGKVDTQAIKNKIVVAAGNIEGISEVDDQLEIKEAEVKEPEGRYYTVKKGDFLSKIAREMYGDANKYPIIFEANKPMLKDPDLIYPGQVLVIPPL; encoded by the coding sequence ATGGGACTTATTTCATTCATCAAGAATGCAGGGGCAAAGGTTTTCGGCAAAGGCAAAGAAGAGAAGGAAGAAGACAGGATTGCCCTGATCAAATCACACATCGAGCGCTATGGGTTCCTGGTGGATGACCTGAAAGTGAGCGTGGCAGGTGAGAAGATTACGATTGCCGGCAAAGTCGACACCCAGGCCATCAAAAACAAGATCGTAGTGGCTGCCGGAAATATTGAAGGCATTTCTGAGGTCGATGACCAATTGGAAATCAAAGAGGCTGAAGTGAAAGAGCCGGAAGGCAGGTATTATACCGTAAAGAAGGGTGACTTTTTGTCAAAAATCGCCAGGGAAATGTATGGCGATGCTAACAAATACCCCATCATCTTCGAGGCAAACAAACCCATGCTGAAAGACCCCGACCTGATCTATCCCGGACAGGTGCTGGTCATCCCTCCCCTATAG